One window of Misgurnus anguillicaudatus chromosome 13, ASM2758022v2, whole genome shotgun sequence genomic DNA carries:
- the LOC129430308 gene encoding uncharacterized protein codes for MAALELHCGLETGGPRVWGGERVDLLDSFDSEMQEWEDQLQEMQKKIEDLYNEVKARREATETRANNGIINNKSLDITLLPVGSEYSQQVNGYHHGPDNIHRVHQYNEVGGPSVKRHNGFHYPSDFCNGSHLNPLHNSGHYPGSCHDIERQDATLDILNGYMQQGPQFGNSQKNLGAQNTNRMGHPVLHSYQESKKTSPGTNRTSSSVVLDAFEDAENKKNKKANMEESLNWKDPTPSQNLPLKTVAPKQRDAPPVPPRSSYHDSTQQPDRKCLLVDRMSGSPSVLRKFGAMLQENEGKTLIEDGLVTTVVPTEHLANTPVRQRKFSVGRASPRVPVQKKTPADCDVAMAELEPGQEPRAAVASRHVSVLNGDRTKGVSPPERSPLKTGCHKKVSESKEHKTGDDLFSDFRMVERILGAGSQHYGKVGVDTRWGNENLEQLLEMMEMENSRSQRAKFTPQLDTKQQVSCESSSAPRRSSFSRPTGPANQRRPTRWATPTSSKTRSTSCPPSVKGKQLLNSYSLHTETVIM; via the exons ATGGCGGCACTGGAACTTCACTGCGGACTGGAGACTGGAGGGCCACGCGTGTGGGGTGGAGAAAGAGTCGACCTGTTAGACAGTTTTGACTCGGAGATGCAGGAATGGGAAGATCAACTACAAGAGATGCAGAAGAAGATTGAAGAT CTGTATAATGAGGTCAAAGCACGGAGAGAAGCCACTGAAACCAGAGCAAATAACGgcataataaacaacaaaagctTGGATATTACTTTGCTTCCCGTCGGGTCTGAGTACAGTCAGCAGGTCAATGGTTATCATCACGGCCCCGATAACATCCACCGTGTGCATCAATACAATGAAGTTGGCGGTCCTTCGGTTAAGCGACACAATGGGTTTCATTACCCAAGCGATTTCTGCAATGGCTCACACCTTAATCCATTGCACAATAGTGGACATTATCCAGGAAGCTGTCATGATATTGAAAGACAAGATGCAACCTTGGATATCCTGAATGGATACATGCAACAGGGGCCACAATTTGGGAATAGCCAAAAGAATCTTGGAGCTCAGAATACG AACCGAATGGGGCATCCGGTTCTGCACAGTTATCAGGAGAGTAAAAAAACAAGTCCTGGGACGAACAG GACTTCCTCAAGTGTAGTTCTGGATGCATTTGAAGATGCTGAGAACAAGAAAAACAAGAAGGCAAACATGGAGGAGTCCCTTAACTGGAAAGACCCGACTCCATCGCAGAACCTTCCACTAAAAACCGTGGCACCTAAACAGAGAGACGCTCCACCAGTACCCCCTCGTTCCTCTTACCACGATTCAACACAGCAACCCGACAGGAAGTGCTTGTTGGTTGACAGGATGTCCGGCAGCCCATCTGTGTTGCGTAAATTTGGTGCTATGTTGCAGGAGAACGAAGGGAAGACACTCATCGAGGATGGTCTGGTGACCACTGTGGTTCCCACCGAGCACCTCGCCAACACTCCCGTCCGCCAGCGCAAGTTCAGCGTCGGTCGGGCATCCCCACGTGTGCCCGTCCAGAAAAAAACTCCTGCGGACTGTGACGTAGCAATGGCAGAACTGGAGCCCGGCCAGGAGCCTCGGGCAGCTGTTGCTTCCAGACACGTTTCAGTGCTCAACGGTGACAGAACGAAGGGCGTCTCGCCTCCAGAGCGGTCACCTCTCAAAACAGGGTGTCACAAGAAGGTTTCAGAGTCTAAAGAGCACAAAACAGGTGATGATCTGTTCTCAGATTTCCGGATGGTGGAGAGGATTCTGGGAGCCGGGTCTCAGCACTATGGAAAGGTGGGAGTCGACACGAGATGGGGAAACGAAAACTTGGAGCAACTTTTAGAAATGATGGAGATGGAAAACAGTAGAAGCCAAAGGGCCAAATTCACCCCGCAACTGGACACTAAGCAGCAG GTCAGCTGTGAGTCGTCTTCCGCTCCCCGCAGAAGCAGCTTCTCCCGACCCACTGGACCAGCCAATCAAAGGCGTCCAACCAGATGGGCGACGCCTACTTCGAGCAAAACAAGATCTACATCCTGCCCACCAAGCGTGAAAGGCAAACAGCTCCTAAATTCATATTCCCTGCACACAGAAACGGTGATCATGTGA